A portion of the Myxococcales bacterium genome contains these proteins:
- a CDS encoding VCBS repeat-containing protein has product MGDVNGDGKADLVLITGSGTAKVHLGTGRSFLAKGSWGGGYNATAQLADLDSDGKSDLFQYDATGTRLDVSLSNGRSGFDAFVKLTDRSKAPTRYATTRVYPRTQNPWGYPVHTTGGAAQFCAGLGSMTAAATHKQQLLSYCDSNQPWCRVYTSGAVDCSESSRCVVWSDPGGTGGASLRPLDGDGAGGPSDPGPSDPYGGPPGAEWETVASRDTGYWDASARHFDPAGDVIDSVDCQTADTSEQQAIDRFSIQLADLDGDGATDLLQRGDGGTLLFAKNRVQPHFDVVRAITSGLGARTEIDYASLPASPGVYAPLDEALTYPTVAANGAMYLVREVRGSDGARSTYRYEGARARLDGRGFLGFRRVTMRDEVNRIELMQQFRVDPPFEGRVEYSERRWSAPDGRVILIGRSRNDVAFHPGYPKPGIGGFVDAVVQTGAVEESFDLSGGTLPSITTVSSGHQNGSPSTMVLTTALGAEALRKTTSVTFQSNEATWVLNSIVRSTTTSEWTGALPIVHTAATTYLPNGLVENDTVEPGNAAFEVTTHYDYDALGHVVRKTVSAADGTPPRTVSMQYGEPRFMTASVNQLGHATGGAYDARFGKVTRAVDVNGLVSEDEYDAFGRKRRGKLPSGVETTTELRFCDASCPPFAVMWGESKTTGGATQRAYMDNLGREVTTEVEGWDGKWVRSEKRYDAAGRVRAQSTPAYIGEPVYWSETEYDALGRVIRATAADGGVSSARYDGLLTVSTDALGRTARSVKNAAGWVARNVDAVGSAITFTYDAEGHAVVVTDPRDVRHTTTFDMRGRRIKETSPDLGAVTLTHNAFGELVKQVVDATGAATHFEYDELGRVKKRIEPEGTTLYTYDVGVGAKGLLVSEQLIATGAGALASSRTTTFDDKSRPVATTLVTPAKSFTTTSTYDALSRPETVTSPSGLVLAYGYDARGVQTSIKNAKTGALYWTALDVTADGQVKVERAGNGLVTTRHIDPKTGRVLGITTPNKEGSTSCVPAACTMDMASYDTSTQKDATGCTFNKDNGRSERVPSGCNSPTVQSYFTGYDLVGNVTARRDLVTGLDETFTYDELNRMRAATLAANGTALEKANQGKIVSYHYDTVGRLAFRSDLGQFFYDGAQPHAVTRVVGDVNATFTYDASGNMRTGHGRTLSWTSFNKPVRVESATKGTFSQWSYGPSHERLRHEQSNGKVTTHVSAAYEEVQKGADLDQIHRISAGHGLVAEVTLVGQAAANERTVYFGTDHLGSVTVVTNEAGDVVQRLGFDAFGKRRFASGGDDVSGILKSDLTQRGFTGHEMLDDLGLVHMNARLYDPLFGVFLSPDSVTQFAGSTQGWNRYSYVGQNPLSFVDPSGHKKWGTIFRVVVAIVAVVAIVATCGGAAGVFAAWGSAVSTAVGFISAAVAQAAITAAVTTFVFTAIVSGSLRVAAKAALIAGVCAGLGAAAGGNTLGGALEGTSRAALQGGDMKQGFVTGVMPLASLYYAYRGGGTDGIAMALGQKFVEEFATGLFPAKADDYQVAFNEYGNAADGVVSDVPRAGIAPSKGPGIGAKLWTAANFGLGVIFYPYSLAEGIYGFFSGKDFAGDDMPKWAAVAAAVPLVGKFARSGERLIVDSADIGRKLEYFLGRATGSAHNVERSTGMLRQLESIGLHDTPATREYLANHFAAVATDPTTISMVQQNGRILRESLLTGPNGGLKVESVWDGTKLITARFFGGTLTAPARKGGGGGGGGGARPPPAGGGRGGGGGGGGAGGGPGARGPPPPRGGGASSSGGGEPEVSRLANGIVLIGHDSSLTWVDPAAGCTLASRQLVGAFFGFRGLPEQRDALVVHELGLLRVDGAGHTKWCLDTDIVEDARVESDRIILKLMAQEEPIVVEPNSGSVLHER; this is encoded by the coding sequence ATGGGCGACGTCAACGGCGACGGCAAGGCCGATCTGGTGCTCATCACGGGGAGCGGCACGGCGAAGGTGCACCTTGGCACGGGGCGGTCGTTTCTTGCGAAGGGCTCTTGGGGTGGCGGGTACAACGCGACGGCGCAGCTCGCTGACTTGGACAGCGACGGCAAGAGCGATCTCTTTCAATACGACGCGACGGGGACGCGGCTGGACGTCTCGCTCTCGAACGGCAGGAGCGGCTTCGACGCTTTCGTCAAGCTCACGGACCGGAGCAAGGCGCCGACGCGGTACGCGACGACGCGCGTGTATCCGCGCACGCAAAACCCGTGGGGCTATCCGGTGCACACGACGGGCGGGGCGGCGCAGTTTTGCGCGGGGCTCGGCTCGATGACGGCGGCGGCGACGCACAAGCAACAGCTCTTGAGCTACTGCGACAGCAATCAGCCTTGGTGCCGCGTGTACACGAGCGGCGCCGTGGATTGCAGCGAGAGCAGCCGCTGCGTCGTCTGGTCGGATCCGGGCGGCACCGGTGGCGCATCGCTGCGTCCCTTGGACGGCGATGGTGCTGGCGGGCCCAGCGATCCAGGTCCCTCCGATCCGTATGGCGGGCCACCGGGCGCCGAGTGGGAGACCGTGGCGTCGCGGGATACGGGGTATTGGGACGCGTCGGCGCGGCACTTCGATCCGGCCGGCGACGTCATCGATTCGGTCGATTGCCAAACGGCGGACACGTCGGAGCAGCAGGCCATCGACCGTTTCAGCATCCAGCTGGCGGATCTCGATGGCGACGGAGCGACGGATCTTCTGCAGCGTGGCGATGGCGGGACGTTGCTGTTTGCCAAGAACCGCGTGCAGCCTCACTTCGACGTGGTGCGCGCCATCACGAGCGGCCTCGGGGCGCGCACGGAGATCGACTACGCGTCGCTTCCCGCATCGCCTGGTGTGTACGCGCCGCTCGACGAGGCGCTCACGTACCCGACGGTGGCGGCGAACGGCGCGATGTACCTGGTGCGCGAGGTGCGCGGCTCGGACGGCGCGCGGAGCACCTACCGATACGAGGGGGCGCGCGCGCGGCTCGATGGCCGCGGCTTCTTGGGCTTTCGCCGCGTCACGATGCGCGACGAGGTCAACCGCATCGAGCTGATGCAGCAATTCCGCGTGGACCCGCCCTTTGAGGGGCGCGTCGAGTACTCGGAGCGACGCTGGAGCGCGCCCGATGGCCGCGTCATTCTCATTGGGCGAAGCCGAAACGACGTCGCGTTTCATCCCGGCTACCCGAAGCCGGGCATCGGAGGCTTCGTCGACGCGGTCGTGCAGACGGGCGCGGTGGAGGAGAGCTTTGACCTCTCGGGCGGCACGTTGCCGAGCATCACGACGGTGAGCTCGGGGCACCAAAACGGTAGCCCGAGCACGATGGTGTTGACGACGGCGCTCGGCGCCGAGGCGCTCCGCAAGACCACGTCGGTCACCTTCCAGAGCAACGAGGCGACGTGGGTTTTGAACTCCATCGTCAGGAGCACCACCACCAGCGAGTGGACCGGCGCTCTGCCCATCGTGCACACGGCGGCGACGACGTACTTGCCCAACGGCCTCGTCGAAAACGACACCGTCGAGCCCGGCAACGCGGCCTTCGAGGTCACGACGCACTACGACTACGACGCGCTCGGCCACGTGGTCCGAAAGACCGTCTCGGCCGCCGACGGCACGCCGCCGCGCACCGTGAGCATGCAATACGGCGAGCCGCGCTTCATGACGGCGAGCGTGAACCAGCTCGGTCACGCGACCGGCGGGGCGTACGACGCGCGCTTCGGCAAGGTGACGCGCGCCGTCGACGTCAACGGCCTCGTCAGCGAAGACGAATACGACGCCTTTGGCCGAAAGCGCCGGGGCAAGCTCCCGAGCGGCGTCGAGACCACGACGGAGCTTCGCTTCTGCGACGCGTCGTGCCCGCCCTTCGCGGTCATGTGGGGCGAATCGAAGACCACCGGCGGCGCGACGCAGCGCGCGTACATGGACAACCTCGGCCGCGAGGTCACGACCGAAGTCGAGGGGTGGGACGGCAAGTGGGTGCGCTCCGAGAAGCGCTACGACGCGGCGGGCCGCGTGCGGGCGCAATCGACACCGGCGTACATTGGCGAGCCGGTCTATTGGAGCGAGACCGAATACGACGCGCTGGGGCGCGTGATTCGCGCGACGGCAGCCGATGGCGGTGTCTCGAGCGCTCGATACGACGGTCTGCTCACGGTCTCCACCGACGCGCTTGGTCGCACCGCGCGCTCCGTCAAGAACGCCGCCGGTTGGGTTGCGCGCAACGTCGACGCGGTCGGCAGCGCCATCACGTTTACGTACGACGCCGAGGGCCACGCGGTGGTCGTCACCGATCCGCGGGACGTCCGGCACACGACGACTTTCGACATGCGCGGTCGGCGCATCAAAGAGACGAGCCCCGACTTGGGCGCCGTGACGCTGACGCACAACGCCTTTGGCGAGCTTGTGAAGCAGGTCGTGGACGCGACGGGCGCGGCGACGCACTTCGAGTACGACGAATTGGGGCGCGTGAAGAAGCGCATCGAGCCCGAGGGCACGACGCTCTACACGTACGACGTCGGTGTGGGCGCCAAGGGCCTACTTGTCTCCGAACAGCTCATCGCCACCGGGGCGGGCGCGCTCGCGAGCTCGCGCACGACGACCTTCGATGACAAGAGCCGGCCCGTGGCGACGACCCTCGTCACGCCTGCGAAGTCGTTTACGACCACGAGCACCTACGACGCGCTCTCGCGGCCCGAGACGGTGACGTCGCCGAGCGGGCTCGTGCTCGCGTACGGCTACGACGCGCGCGGCGTGCAGACCTCCATCAAGAACGCCAAGACGGGCGCCCTTTATTGGACCGCCTTGGACGTCACCGCCGATGGGCAAGTGAAGGTTGAGCGCGCGGGCAACGGCCTCGTGACGACGAGGCACATCGATCCGAAGACGGGCCGCGTGCTCGGCATCACGACCCCGAACAAGGAGGGCAGCACCTCGTGCGTGCCGGCGGCGTGCACCATGGACATGGCGTCGTACGACACCTCGACGCAGAAAGACGCCACCGGCTGCACCTTCAACAAGGACAACGGTCGCTCCGAACGCGTCCCCAGCGGATGCAACAGCCCCACGGTCCAGAGCTACTTCACGGGCTACGATCTCGTCGGCAACGTCACCGCGCGCCGCGACTTGGTCACGGGCCTCGACGAGACCTTCACCTACGACGAGCTCAACCGCATGAGGGCCGCGACGCTCGCGGCCAACGGCACCGCCCTCGAGAAGGCCAACCAGGGCAAGATCGTCTCGTACCACTACGACACCGTCGGTCGCCTCGCCTTCCGCTCCGACCTCGGGCAGTTTTTCTACGACGGGGCGCAGCCGCACGCCGTGACGCGCGTCGTCGGGGACGTCAACGCGACCTTCACCTACGACGCGAGCGGCAACATGCGGACCGGCCACGGCCGCACCCTCTCATGGACAAGCTTCAACAAGCCCGTCCGCGTCGAGTCCGCGACCAAAGGCACCTTCAGCCAGTGGTCCTACGGGCCCAGTCACGAGCGACTCCGCCACGAGCAATCGAACGGCAAGGTGACGACGCACGTCTCCGCCGCGTACGAAGAGGTCCAGAAAGGTGCAGACCTCGATCAGATCCACCGCATCAGCGCGGGACACGGTCTTGTCGCGGAGGTGACCCTCGTCGGGCAAGCCGCCGCGAACGAGCGCACCGTCTACTTCGGCACCGACCACCTGGGCTCCGTCACCGTCGTTACCAACGAAGCCGGCGACGTCGTGCAGCGCCTCGGCTTCGACGCCTTCGGCAAGCGTCGCTTCGCCAGCGGCGGCGACGACGTAAGCGGCATCCTCAAGAGCGATCTCACCCAGCGCGGCTTCACCGGCCACGAGATGCTCGACGACCTCGGCCTCGTCCACATGAACGCCAGGCTCTACGATCCGCTCTTCGGCGTCTTCCTCTCGCCCGACTCGGTCACGCAGTTTGCCGGCTCCACGCAAGGCTGGAACCGCTACTCCTACGTCGGGCAGAATCCCCTCTCCTTCGTCGACCCCAGCGGCCACAAGAAGTGGGGGACCATCTTCCGCGTCGTCGTCGCCATCGTCGCGGTCGTCGCGATCGTGGCCACGTGTGGCGGAGCGGCCGGGGTCTTCGCAGCATGGGGCAGTGCGGTCTCCACCGCCGTTGGGTTCATCTCAGCGGCAGTGGCTCAAGCGGCTATCACGGCTGCGGTCACAACCTTCGTGTTTACCGCGATAGTCAGCGGCAGCTTACGCGTTGCCGCCAAGGCCGCGCTCATCGCGGGCGTATGCGCGGGCTTGGGAGCGGCCGCCGGAGGGAATACGCTCGGTGGCGCGCTCGAAGGCACGAGTCGCGCCGCTTTGCAGGGCGGTGACATGAAGCAGGGCTTCGTCACCGGCGTCATGCCTCTCGCGAGTCTCTACTACGCGTACAGGGGCGGCGGCACCGACGGCATCGCCATGGCGCTCGGGCAGAAGTTCGTTGAGGAGTTTGCGACGGGGTTGTTTCCAGCGAAAGCTGACGACTACCAGGTCGCATTCAACGAATACGGCAACGCCGCCGACGGTGTTGTATCGGACGTTCCGCGCGCCGGAATCGCCCCAAGCAAGGGTCCAGGCATTGGCGCCAAGCTTTGGACGGCGGCGAACTTCGGCCTCGGCGTCATCTTCTACCCCTACTCCCTAGCCGAAGGGATCTACGGATTCTTCAGCGGCAAAGACTTCGCCGGCGACGACATGCCCAAGTGGGCAGCGGTGGCGGCCGCCGTGCCGCTCGTCGGGAAGTTCGCGCGCAGCGGAGAGCGTCTCATCGTCGACTCCGCAGACATCGGACGCAAGCTCGAATACTTTTTGGGGCGAGCGACCGGAAGTGCACACAACGTCGAACGATCAACCGGGATGCTGCGCCAGCTCGAAAGCATAGGCCTCCACGACACTCCAGCGACTCGCGAGTACCTGGCAAACCACTTCGCGGCAGTCGCCACGGACCCGACGACCATCTCCATGGTTCAGCAGAATGGGCGGATTCTGCGAGAGTCGCTGCTGACGGGACCGAACGGCGGACTGAAGGTCGAGAGCGTCTGGGACGGCACCAAACTCATCACCGCAAGGTTCTTCGGAGGCACGCTGACGGCCCCGGCCCGGAAAGGGGGGGGGGGGGGGGGGGGGGGGGGCGCCCGCCCCCCCCCCGCCGGGGGGGGGCGGGGGGGGGGGGGGGGGGGGGGGGGGGCCGGGGGGGGCCCGGGCGCCCGCGGCCCCCCCCCCCCCCGGGGGGGGGGGGCCTCCTCCTCCGGGGGGGGGGAGCCGGAAGTCAGTCGACTCGCGAACGGCATCGTTCTGATCGGACACGACTCCTCGCTCACTTGGGTCGATCCCGCTGCGGGATGCACGTTGGCATCCCGACAACTTGTTGGCGCCTTCTTCGGATTCCGTGGGCTTCCAGAGCAACGGGATGCGTTGGTCGTTCACGAACTCGGACTTCTTCGGGTTGATGGAGCCGGGCACACGAAGTGGTGTCTCGACACCGACATCGTCGAAGACGCGCGTGTCGAGTCCGATCGGATCATTCTCAAGCTGATGGCTCAGGAAGAACCAATCGTGGTGGAACCGAACAGCGGGTCAGTCCTCCACGAACGATGA
- a CDS encoding glycosyltransferase family 1 protein, translating to MRALIATAGSDGDIRPFFALAKGLAARGHDVRFAAADHYAPGAARYGIPFEAVGPPWDAAVLETTFRKILSHSSPLEHIKIVMDSIAEPERLALPRLMELAAESDVVIYPPILVAAAAAARAKKVRHVSVQLAPVHAARGYSPTGANLGPFLNGLMWKAAAAAIRRASDEQLNAIVREAGLPPWRDVLLAAASSTWLDLIAVSPEVIDLDPAWPAASRITGYFFLDEPDFDDAELESFIAGGAPPVIVGFGSMMGFDARAVTETVIEAVRTLDRNVIVLSGWAGLGGAAPLPHVRVVKFVPHSWLFPKAACVVHHGGAGTTAACLRAGVPQSIVWHLGDQPAWGKRMEKHGVAPPSLHYKKLTSKALRSRVDRMLSDAAMQTAAKRLGARISREDGVAVATAMIEDALTKPASA from the coding sequence GTGCGCGCCCTTATCGCCACCGCCGGATCCGACGGGGACATTCGTCCGTTCTTCGCGCTAGCCAAGGGGCTTGCTGCGCGAGGGCACGACGTCCGCTTCGCCGCCGCGGATCACTACGCGCCGGGAGCAGCTCGCTACGGCATTCCCTTCGAAGCCGTAGGCCCCCCTTGGGACGCCGCCGTACTGGAGACGACATTTCGGAAAATCCTGTCCCACTCGAGCCCCCTCGAGCACATCAAGATCGTCATGGACTCGATCGCCGAGCCGGAGCGCCTTGCGCTGCCCCGCCTGATGGAGCTCGCGGCCGAGAGCGATGTGGTCATCTACCCGCCGATCTTGGTTGCCGCCGCGGCCGCCGCGCGCGCCAAGAAGGTGCGCCACGTAAGCGTGCAGCTTGCACCGGTTCACGCGGCACGCGGCTATTCGCCAACCGGCGCGAACCTCGGGCCCTTCCTGAATGGGCTCATGTGGAAGGCCGCGGCCGCCGCCATAAGGCGGGCATCCGACGAGCAGCTCAACGCCATCGTCCGTGAGGCCGGACTGCCGCCGTGGCGCGACGTGCTCCTCGCAGCCGCGTCGTCGACTTGGCTCGACCTCATCGCCGTTAGCCCGGAGGTCATCGACTTGGACCCCGCCTGGCCCGCCGCGAGCCGCATCACCGGCTACTTCTTCCTCGACGAGCCAGACTTTGACGACGCCGAGCTCGAGAGCTTCATCGCCGGCGGCGCGCCGCCGGTCATCGTTGGCTTCGGTTCCATGATGGGCTTCGACGCCCGTGCCGTAACGGAGACGGTCATCGAAGCCGTTCGTACCCTCGACCGCAACGTCATCGTCCTCTCGGGTTGGGCTGGCCTAGGAGGAGCGGCACCGTTGCCCCACGTGCGCGTCGTAAAGTTCGTGCCGCACAGCTGGCTCTTTCCCAAGGCCGCCTGCGTCGTTCATCACGGCGGCGCCGGCACGACGGCCGCGTGCCTTCGCGCGGGCGTGCCTCAGTCGATCGTGTGGCATCTCGGCGATCAGCCGGCGTGGGGCAAGCGCATGGAGAAGCACGGCGTCGCGCCGCCGTCGCTCCATTACAAGAAGCTCACGTCGAAGGCGCTTCGCTCCCGCGTCGACCGTATGCTGTCCGATGCGGCGATGCAGACGGCGGCCAAGCGGCTCGGTGCGCGTATCTCGCGGGAAGACGGGGTCGCGGTGGCAACGGCGATGATCGAGGACGCGCTCACGAAGCCGGCGAGCGCCTAG
- a CDS encoding tetratricopeptide repeat protein — protein sequence MASRKRHPREADELVRLFCARAEDARGEAAITSTERAAVVRIVDLLGRNRVAVLLAAGRAATESAHEIEADLRALATFDENEPRGRDAVAAAETARHHGDLRKAARLATSALAASAGDLSAKARAYATLGAIHRARGDLDAAHEARTLALASRRALGDRKGLAVALGELGTALASLGRLQEARSSHEAALALHRELGQRREEGVELSYLGASLHRAGRFEEAKRAHEMALAAHVETKNERLEGAERMHLAYVCHELGELDEARSRYRDALAILRRVGDRALVGVLLGYLGALEVEARRPEEAGALLAQARVLHREVKSPRHDAITRLHLAEHHLALGEPKAAASELERVLARDVLEPEHRAWAEALVGRPPTLTADFEDQKTREAINLLTAARSFDASSGAKVLARRALANLRASGPIVGRRVRFAAARLAEALTEDATPLAIAADAGHFIVAGRRTELGRRHTLKLVLRRLVEARLRAPGEPVPWGELLRAGWPDERILYEAGFIRVRNAMAQLRRAGLEPLLTARGGYLLDPSVPLVVEET from the coding sequence ATGGCCTCGCGCAAGCGGCACCCAAGAGAGGCGGACGAGCTCGTGCGGCTCTTTTGCGCCCGCGCCGAAGATGCGCGCGGCGAAGCGGCGATCACGTCCACGGAGCGCGCTGCCGTCGTGCGCATCGTCGACCTGTTGGGCCGAAACCGCGTCGCCGTTCTCTTGGCGGCGGGCCGCGCGGCAACGGAATCGGCGCACGAGATCGAGGCCGACCTTCGAGCCCTCGCGACCTTCGACGAAAACGAGCCGCGCGGGCGCGACGCCGTGGCGGCGGCCGAGACGGCGCGGCACCACGGCGACCTCCGGAAGGCGGCGCGCCTCGCGACGAGCGCGCTCGCTGCGTCTGCTGGCGATCTCTCGGCCAAGGCGCGGGCCTACGCGACGCTCGGCGCGATTCATCGCGCGCGCGGCGACCTCGACGCAGCGCACGAGGCGCGGACGCTCGCGCTCGCGAGCAGGAGGGCGCTCGGCGACCGGAAGGGTCTCGCCGTGGCGTTGGGCGAGCTCGGCACGGCGCTCGCGAGCCTCGGGCGGTTGCAAGAGGCGCGGTCCTCGCACGAAGCGGCCCTCGCGCTTCACCGCGAGCTGGGGCAAAGGCGCGAAGAGGGCGTCGAGCTGTCGTACCTCGGCGCGTCGCTCCATCGCGCGGGCCGATTTGAGGAGGCGAAGCGCGCGCACGAGATGGCCCTCGCCGCGCACGTGGAGACCAAGAACGAACGACTCGAGGGGGCCGAGCGTATGCACCTCGCGTACGTCTGCCACGAGCTCGGCGAGCTCGACGAGGCGCGCAGTCGTTACCGCGACGCGTTGGCGATCTTGCGCCGCGTCGGCGATCGCGCGCTCGTGGGCGTGCTCCTCGGCTACCTCGGGGCCCTCGAGGTCGAGGCGAGACGGCCTGAAGAAGCGGGCGCCCTGCTCGCGCAAGCGCGCGTGCTGCACCGCGAGGTCAAGAGCCCGCGCCACGACGCCATCACACGCCTTCATCTGGCCGAGCACCATCTGGCCTTGGGCGAGCCGAAGGCAGCGGCCTCGGAGCTCGAACGAGTTCTCGCGCGCGATGTGTTGGAGCCCGAGCATCGCGCGTGGGCCGAAGCGCTGGTCGGGCGCCCGCCTACGCTGACGGCGGACTTCGAGGACCAGAAGACCCGAGAGGCCATCAACCTCTTGACCGCAGCGAGGTCGTTCGACGCGAGTTCGGGCGCCAAGGTTCTTGCCAGGCGCGCGCTTGCCAACCTCCGAGCCAGCGGTCCGATCGTCGGCCGACGCGTTCGGTTCGCCGCAGCTCGCCTGGCCGAGGCCTTGACCGAGGACGCGACTCCGTTGGCCATCGCCGCCGACGCTGGACACTTCATCGTCGCGGGAAGGCGCACCGAGCTTGGGCGCCGACACACGCTGAAGCTCGTCTTGAGGCGACTCGTCGAGGCGCGGCTCCGAGCACCGGGCGAGCCGGTGCCGTGGGGAGAGCTCTTGCGGGCTGGGTGGCCCGACGAACGCATCCTCTACGAGGCGGGCTTCATCCGCGTGCGCAACGCCATGGCCCAGCTCCGTCGCGCCGGCCTCGAGCCGCTGCTAACGGCGCGCGGAGGGTATTTGCTCGATCCGTCGGTGCCGCTTGTGGTGGAGGAGACTTGA
- a CDS encoding phosphatidylserine/phosphatidylglycerophosphate/cardiolipin synthase family protein, translating to MSTLRPRPFSPLSSLVAFLLVACGASQPDGAPPEATAANRPDEPAAAAAETPAPPTTAIAPPAAARGCVATSPRATAVQVAVFPDDGEAPYADVIASATHSLRVFGYIMGNGAVLDGLIERARAGVSVRVILDGETQRDVNDKYKPRLEEAGAEVVYSDPAFRYMHAKTIVADEARALVSTGNYARSFMLKERNFAADLRDPDDVADLIHLFDADFQKASPTLTCTRLVVSPINSRARIVDLVKSATREVRIESMQLADRELRDALIERKRAGVAVSAIVADPTWIDANASAAALLGKEGIEVRYVLAPHVHVKAILIDGAWAYLGSENLSATSLDKNREIGVFVSDTAALKRMNDTFQADWVKSTAF from the coding sequence ATGTCGACGCTCCGCCCGCGCCCGTTCAGCCCCCTCTCGTCGCTCGTTGCGTTCTTGCTCGTGGCGTGCGGGGCGAGCCAGCCCGACGGCGCCCCTCCGGAGGCGACCGCAGCGAACCGGCCCGACGAGCCGGCGGCCGCTGCGGCCGAAACGCCGGCGCCGCCTACCACCGCCATCGCACCGCCAGCGGCCGCGCGAGGCTGCGTCGCGACGAGCCCTCGCGCCACAGCCGTCCAGGTGGCCGTCTTCCCCGACGACGGTGAAGCGCCCTACGCCGACGTCATCGCGTCGGCGACGCACTCGCTGCGCGTCTTCGGCTACATCATGGGCAACGGCGCCGTCCTCGACGGCCTCATCGAACGCGCCCGCGCCGGCGTCTCGGTGCGCGTGATTCTCGACGGCGAGACGCAGCGCGACGTAAACGACAAGTACAAGCCGCGCCTCGAAGAGGCCGGCGCAGAGGTCGTCTACAGCGACCCGGCGTTCCGATACATGCACGCGAAGACCATCGTCGCGGACGAAGCGCGCGCCCTCGTCTCGACGGGCAACTACGCGCGTTCGTTCATGCTCAAAGAGCGCAACTTCGCCGCCGACCTTCGAGATCCCGATGACGTCGCCGACCTAATTCACCTCTTCGACGCCGACTTCCAGAAGGCCTCGCCGACGCTCACGTGCACGAGGCTCGTGGTCTCGCCCATCAACTCGCGCGCTCGCATCGTGGACCTCGTCAAGAGCGCCACGAGGGAGGTGCGCATCGAGTCGATGCAGCTCGCCGATCGCGAACTGCGGGACGCACTCATCGAGCGAAAACGAGCGGGCGTCGCCGTGTCGGCCATCGTGGCCGACCCGACGTGGATCGACGCCAACGCGAGCGCTGCCGCGCTGCTCGGAAAGGAGGGCATCGAGGTGCGCTACGTGCTCGCGCCGCACGTCCACGTGAAGGCCATCCTTATCGACGGAGCTTGGGCCTACCTGGGCTCGGAGAACCTTAGCGCCACCTCCCTCGACAAGAACCGCGAGATCGGCGTCTTCGTCTCCGACACCGCCGCCCTCAAGCGGATGAACGACACGTTTCAAGCGGACTGGGTCAAGTCGACGGCGTTCTAG
- a CDS encoding bile acid:sodium symporter: protein MKTPSAPRPSRSPSRSGAFARVIDGGLRVARRVDRFARANVLWLLVGVVLVAFLMPDVAARLLARRHLFSVPLTSLHYEPRTLALAIIVLSASLRYRPRDLARVFRSNGGFANLLSVYVVVPAMTVAIAIALIATRSPELRAVATGLVLCVLMPVAMTSAVWTRASRGSVTLALGTLALTSALAVFLIPIALGRIPGAHLRAVDSASGIRAQVVVAFALPLVLGMALRAAVPGLAKRLETPLSLLSVLSLLLSVADCTGALKPHLRMPLHLIVAAGVVTVSANALAFGVGYLVARLRGLGERETISVVFASGMRSTPAAMVVGILAFPDAPLVALAPILWSVSQQLLAGIVTRQMLLARESVDETAPMAVRQRAWPPPRRAEQDALVDASRSETAVELEESLVMPLVRRFNDTLDESGDGGIADLLADTLVQSPRAKLTHLSAVIRRRELL from the coding sequence ATGAAGACCCCCTCCGCGCCTCGCCCGTCCCGCTCCCCCTCGCGCTCCGGCGCCTTCGCGCGCGTCATCGACGGCGGGCTCCGCGTCGCGCGCCGCGTCGACCGCTTCGCGCGCGCGAACGTGCTGTGGCTCCTCGTTGGCGTGGTGCTCGTCGCGTTCTTGATGCCCGACGTCGCGGCGCGACTGCTCGCGCGGCGACACCTCTTTAGCGTGCCCTTGACCTCACTCCACTACGAGCCGCGCACGCTCGCGCTTGCGATCATCGTCCTCTCGGCGAGCTTGCGTTACCGGCCGCGAGATCTCGCCCGCGTGTTTCGCTCGAACGGAGGCTTCGCGAATCTCCTGAGCGTCTACGTAGTCGTGCCCGCGATGACCGTCGCCATCGCCATTGCGCTCATCGCAACGCGGAGCCCCGAGCTTCGCGCCGTCGCCACAGGCCTCGTCTTGTGCGTTCTCATGCCAGTAGCCATGACGTCCGCCGTTTGGACGCGAGCGAGCCGCGGCAGCGTCACACTCGCGCTCGGCACGCTCGCGCTCACGAGCGCCTTGGCGGTCTTCCTCATTCCCATCGCGCTCGGTCGCATCCCCGGCGCGCACCTTCGCGCCGTCGACTCCGCGTCGGGAATAAGGGCGCAGGTCGTCGTGGCCTTTGCACTGCCACTCGTCTTGGGCATGGCGCTGCGCGCCGCGGTCCCGGGCCTCGCCAAGCGTCTCGAGACACCGCTCTCGCTGTTGAGCGTCCTGTCGCTGCTCCTCTCGGTGGCCGACTGCACGGGCGCCCTCAAGCCGCACCTTCGCATGCCGCTCCACCTCATCGTCGCCGCCGGTGTCGTGACCGTCAGCGCGAACGCGTTGGCCTTCGGTGTCGGCTACCTCGTGGCGCGCCTCCGAGGTCTGGGGGAGCGCGAGACCATCTCGGTCGTCTTTGCGAGCGGCATGAGGAGCACGCCGGCGGCGATGGTGGTGGGGATCCTGGCGTTCCCCGACGCACCGCTCGTCGCGCTCGCGCCGATCTTGTGGAGCGTCTCGCAACAACTGCTGGCGGGCATCGTGACGCGACAAATGCTCCTGGCTCGCGAGTCCGTGGATGAGACGGCCCCCATGGCGGTGCGGCAGCGCGCTTGGCCGCCGCCGCGCCGCGCCGAGCAAGACGCCCTCGTCGACGCGAGCCGGAGCGAAACCGCCGTCGAGCTCGAAGAGAGTCTGGTGATGCCGCTCGTGCGCCGCTTCAACGACACGCTCGATGAGAGCGGCGACGGAGGCATCGCCGACCTCCTGGCCGATACCCTCGTTCAGTCGCCGCGTGCGAAGCTCACCCATCTCTCCGCCGTCATTCGCCGACGCGAGCTGCTCTGA